Proteins encoded within one genomic window of Humulus lupulus chromosome 1, drHumLupu1.1, whole genome shotgun sequence:
- the LOC133825433 gene encoding uncharacterized protein LOC133825433 yields the protein MPMEVVNESLVSSKDNQKSRLLTENGDTVAIGRIMATSGKIHCVDLRKGNYRVQVDECCNDEAKLIFPIGDEISLVRHAVGHYVEWPSHLIIPYDSDLLPKKTKKQKRNGSPIPNAPMTQEKSHPSQKLPSQNEVVSIKASAPILFKIPSGVPRFLKCLLTTVKYVEPSFMIKIPMDFEIFGHENDLYISQEDIVHVGLMEEIGASCISLYIRIFTSN from the exons ATGCCAATGGAGGTGGTAAATGAGTCTTTAGTTTCTTCAAAG GATAATCAGAAGTCTAGATTATTGACAGAAAATGGTGATACTGTTGCTATTGGACGAATAATGGCAACAAGCGGAAAAATTCATTGTGTTGACTTAagaaagggtaactatcgtgtgcaAGTGGATGAGTGCTGTAATGATGAGGCTAAACTTATTTTTCCTATTGGAGATGAGATTTCTTTAGTACGTCATGCTGTCGGCCACTATGTTGAGTGGCCATCTCATCTGATCATTCCTTACGATTCAGATTTG CTACCTAAGAAGACAAAGAAGCAAAAAAGGAATGGTTCACCAATACCTAATGCCCCAATGACACAAGAGAAGTCTCATCCTTCCCAAAAACTTCCTAGTCAAAATGAAGTAGTGTCAATTAAAGCTAGTGCCCCGATACTCTTCAAGATTCCTAGTGGGGTTCCTCGCTTTCTCAAGTGTCTATTAACTACCGTGAAGTATGTGGAGCCAAGTTTCATGATCAAAATTCCGATGGATTTTGAGATATTCGGCCATGAGAATGATTTATATATCTCACAAGAAGATATAGTCCATGTTGGCTTAATGGAAGAGATTGGAGCATCATGTATATCGTTATATATCAG GATTTTTACTTCCAATTAG